The following proteins are encoded in a genomic region of Hippocampus zosterae strain Florida chromosome 2, ASM2543408v3, whole genome shotgun sequence:
- the appa gene encoding amyloid beta (A4) precursor protein a isoform X2, with protein MGDRVVLMLLAIAAVTLAAEVPTDGLTGLLAEPQVAMFCGKLNMHVNVQNGKWEPDPTGTKSCVGTKEGILQYCQEVYPELQITNVVEANQPVSIQNWCKKGRKQCHSHMHIVVPYRCLVGEFVSDALLVPDKCKFLHQERMDQCESHLHWHTVAKESCTDRTMNLHDYGMLLPCGIDRFRGVEFVCCPAEAERDADSAEQDGDDSDVWWGGAETDYSDNSMVREPEPADQQEETKQSVAEDETAEANDEAEDALDNDQDGDGEEDEEDEEEEEDMAADTLDDDDDDDEAATNVAMTTTTTTTESVEEVVRVPTATPGSPDAVDHYLETPADENEHTHFQKAKESLEAKHRERMSQVMREWEEAEREAKNLPRADKKAVIQRFQEKVETLELEAASERQQLVETHMARVEALHNDRRRLALESYLTALQQDPPRPRHVFSLLKKYVRAEQKDRQHTLKHFEHVRMVDPKKAAQIRPQVLTHLRVIEERMNQSLGLLYKVPGVADDIQDQVDLLQREQAEMAQQLANLQTDVRVSYGNDALMPDQELGDGQTELLTQEDTLGLGGVGFIHPESFNQPNTDNQVEPVDSRPSLERGVPTRPVTGIKMEAIPELRMEKGDRQSTEYEVHHQKLVFFAEDVGSNKGAIIGLMVGGVVIATVIVITLVMLRKKQYTSIHHGVIEVDAAVTPEERHLSKMQQNGYENPTYKFFEQMQN; from the exons GTGCCCACAGATGGCTTGACGGGACTGCTGGCTGAGCCCCAGGTGGCCATGTTCTGCGGGAAACTCAACATGCATGTCAATGTGCAGAATGGCAAGTGGGAACCAGACCCCACAGGCACCAAGAGCTGTGTTGGTACCAAAGAGGGCATCTTGCAGTACTGCCAGGAA GTTTATCCAGAGCTCCAAATTACCAATGTGGTGGAGGCCAACCAGCCCGTCAGCATACAGAACTGGTGCAAGAAGGGTCGCAAGCAATGTCACAGTCACATGCACATCGTAGTGCCCTACCGCTGTTTGG TTGGAGAATTTGTGAGCGATGCCTTGCTGGTTCCTGACAAGTGTAAGTTTTTGCATCAGGAGCGCATGGACCAATGTGAGAGCCACCTGCACTGGCATACTGTGGCCAAGGAa TCCTGCACAGACCGGACCATGAATCTCCATGACTACGGAATGCTTCTGCCGTGCGGTATTGACCGTTTCCGAGGGGTGGAGTTTGTGTGCTGCCCAGCAGAAGCTGAGCGCGACGCTGACAGCGCCGAACAGGATGGCGACGACTCAGATGTTTGGTGGGGTGGAGCAGAGACTGACTATTCTGATAACAG TATGGTGCGGGAGCCAGAGCCAGCAGACCAACAAGAGGAAACCAAGCAATCTGTGGCGGAGGACGAGACGGCTGAGGCAAATGATGAGGCAGAGGATGCGCTGGACAATGACCAAGATGGAGAtggggaggaggacgaggaggacgaagaggaggaggaagacatggCTGCCGACACActtgacgacgacgatgacgacgacgaggcAGCCACCaatgttgccatgacaacaaccaccaccaccaccgagtCAGTTGAGGAGGTGGTCAGGG TGCCCACAGCCACACCCGGCTCTCCTGATGCTGTGGACCACTACCTGGAGACGCCTGccgatgaaaatgagcacacccATTTCCAGAAGGCCAAAGAGAGCTTGGAGGCTAAGCACCGTGAAAGGATGTCCCAG GTGATGAGAGAGTGGGAAGAGGCTGAGAGGGAAGCAAAGAATCTTCCACGTGCAGACAAGAAGGCAGTCATCCAG CGTTTCCAAGAGAAGGTCGAGACACTGGAGCTGGAAGCAGCCAGTGAACGCCAGCAGCTGGTGGAGACTCACATGGCCCGAGTGGAAGCTCTTCACAACGACCGCCGGCGCCTGGCGCTGGAGAGCTACCTGACCGCCCTGCAGCAGGATCCCCCCAGg CCTCGTCATGTCTTCAGCCTGTTGAAGAAATATGTGCGCGCCGAGCAAAAGGACAGACAGCACACCCTGAAACACTTTGAACACGTCCGTATGGTGGACCCAAAGAAGGCGGCGCAAATCAGGCCTCAG GTGCTGACCCACCTGCGTGTCATTGAAGAGCGTATGAACCAGTCATTGGGACTTCTCTACAAGGTGCCCGGTGTGGCTGACGACATCCAGGACCAAGTCG ATCTTTTGCAGAGGGAACAGGCTGAGATGGCCCAACAGCTGGCCAACCTGCAGACAGACGTGAGGGTGAGCTACGGTAACGATGCTCTGATGCCCGACCAGGAGCTGGGAGACGGCCAAACCGAGCTGCTGACTCAGGAGGACACGCTCGGCTTGGGAGGAGTCGGCTTTATCCATCCCGAGAGCTTTAACCAGCCCAACACTGACAACCAAG TTGAACCCGTGGACTCTCGCCCCAGTCTTGAAAGAGGTGTTCCCACACGGCCAG TGACTGGGATAAAAATGGAGGCTATTCCCGAACTCCGAATGGAGAAGGGGGACAGACAGAGTACTGAATATGAAGTTCACCACCAGAAACTG GTCTTTTTTGCTGAGGATGTAGGCTCCAACAAGGGTGCCATCATCGGGCTGATGGTTGGCGGTGTTGTCATAGCAACCGTGATTGTCATCACCTTGGTGATGCTTCGGAAGAAGCAGTACACCTCCATCCACCATGGAGTCATCGAG GTGGACGCCGCTGTTACCCCCGAGGAGCGCCACCTGTCGAAAATGCAGCAGAATGGCTACGAGAACCCAACCTACAAGTTCTTTGAACAGATGCAGAACTGA
- the appa gene encoding amyloid beta (A4) precursor protein a isoform X1: MGDRVVLMLLAIAAVTLAAEVPTDGLTGLLAEPQVAMFCGKLNMHVNVQNGKWEPDPTGTKSCVGTKEGILQYCQEVYPELQITNVVEANQPVSIQNWCKKGRKQCHSHMHIVVPYRCLVGEFVSDALLVPDKCKFLHQERMDQCESHLHWHTVAKESCTDRTMNLHDYGMLLPCGIDRFRGVEFVCCPAEAERDADSAEQDGDDSDVWWGGAETDYSDNSMVREPEPADQQEETKQSVAEDETAEANDEAEDALDNDQDGDGEEDEEDEEEEEDMAADTLDDDDDDDEAATNVAMTTTTTTTESVEEVVRDVCWASAETGPCRAMLPRWYFDRQEGRCAQFIYGGCGGNRNNFESEEYCLSVCRSVMPTATPGSPDAVDHYLETPADENEHTHFQKAKESLEAKHRERMSQVMREWEEAEREAKNLPRADKKAVIQRFQEKVETLELEAASERQQLVETHMARVEALHNDRRRLALESYLTALQQDPPRPRHVFSLLKKYVRAEQKDRQHTLKHFEHVRMVDPKKAAQIRPQVLTHLRVIEERMNQSLGLLYKVPGVADDIQDQVDLLQREQAEMAQQLANLQTDVRVSYGNDALMPDQELGDGQTELLTQEDTLGLGGVGFIHPESFNQPNTDNQVEPVDSRPSLERGVPTRPVTGIKMEAIPELRMEKGDRQSTEYEVHHQKLVFFAEDVGSNKGAIIGLMVGGVVIATVIVITLVMLRKKQYTSIHHGVIEVDAAVTPEERHLSKMQQNGYENPTYKFFEQMQN, translated from the exons GTGCCCACAGATGGCTTGACGGGACTGCTGGCTGAGCCCCAGGTGGCCATGTTCTGCGGGAAACTCAACATGCATGTCAATGTGCAGAATGGCAAGTGGGAACCAGACCCCACAGGCACCAAGAGCTGTGTTGGTACCAAAGAGGGCATCTTGCAGTACTGCCAGGAA GTTTATCCAGAGCTCCAAATTACCAATGTGGTGGAGGCCAACCAGCCCGTCAGCATACAGAACTGGTGCAAGAAGGGTCGCAAGCAATGTCACAGTCACATGCACATCGTAGTGCCCTACCGCTGTTTGG TTGGAGAATTTGTGAGCGATGCCTTGCTGGTTCCTGACAAGTGTAAGTTTTTGCATCAGGAGCGCATGGACCAATGTGAGAGCCACCTGCACTGGCATACTGTGGCCAAGGAa TCCTGCACAGACCGGACCATGAATCTCCATGACTACGGAATGCTTCTGCCGTGCGGTATTGACCGTTTCCGAGGGGTGGAGTTTGTGTGCTGCCCAGCAGAAGCTGAGCGCGACGCTGACAGCGCCGAACAGGATGGCGACGACTCAGATGTTTGGTGGGGTGGAGCAGAGACTGACTATTCTGATAACAG TATGGTGCGGGAGCCAGAGCCAGCAGACCAACAAGAGGAAACCAAGCAATCTGTGGCGGAGGACGAGACGGCTGAGGCAAATGATGAGGCAGAGGATGCGCTGGACAATGACCAAGATGGAGAtggggaggaggacgaggaggacgaagaggaggaggaagacatggCTGCCGACACActtgacgacgacgatgacgacgacgaggcAGCCACCaatgttgccatgacaacaaccaccaccaccaccgagtCAGTTGAGGAGGTGGTCAGGG ATGTGTGCTGGGCCAGTGCAGAGACTGGTCCATGCCGGGCCATGCTGCCCCGCTGGTACTTTGACCGCCAGGAGGGCCGCTGTGCTCAGTTTATCTACGGCGGCTGCGGAGGCAACAGGAATAACTTTGAGTCCGAGGAATActgcctgtctgtctgcagAAGTGTCA TGCCCACAGCCACACCCGGCTCTCCTGATGCTGTGGACCACTACCTGGAGACGCCTGccgatgaaaatgagcacacccATTTCCAGAAGGCCAAAGAGAGCTTGGAGGCTAAGCACCGTGAAAGGATGTCCCAG GTGATGAGAGAGTGGGAAGAGGCTGAGAGGGAAGCAAAGAATCTTCCACGTGCAGACAAGAAGGCAGTCATCCAG CGTTTCCAAGAGAAGGTCGAGACACTGGAGCTGGAAGCAGCCAGTGAACGCCAGCAGCTGGTGGAGACTCACATGGCCCGAGTGGAAGCTCTTCACAACGACCGCCGGCGCCTGGCGCTGGAGAGCTACCTGACCGCCCTGCAGCAGGATCCCCCCAGg CCTCGTCATGTCTTCAGCCTGTTGAAGAAATATGTGCGCGCCGAGCAAAAGGACAGACAGCACACCCTGAAACACTTTGAACACGTCCGTATGGTGGACCCAAAGAAGGCGGCGCAAATCAGGCCTCAG GTGCTGACCCACCTGCGTGTCATTGAAGAGCGTATGAACCAGTCATTGGGACTTCTCTACAAGGTGCCCGGTGTGGCTGACGACATCCAGGACCAAGTCG ATCTTTTGCAGAGGGAACAGGCTGAGATGGCCCAACAGCTGGCCAACCTGCAGACAGACGTGAGGGTGAGCTACGGTAACGATGCTCTGATGCCCGACCAGGAGCTGGGAGACGGCCAAACCGAGCTGCTGACTCAGGAGGACACGCTCGGCTTGGGAGGAGTCGGCTTTATCCATCCCGAGAGCTTTAACCAGCCCAACACTGACAACCAAG TTGAACCCGTGGACTCTCGCCCCAGTCTTGAAAGAGGTGTTCCCACACGGCCAG TGACTGGGATAAAAATGGAGGCTATTCCCGAACTCCGAATGGAGAAGGGGGACAGACAGAGTACTGAATATGAAGTTCACCACCAGAAACTG GTCTTTTTTGCTGAGGATGTAGGCTCCAACAAGGGTGCCATCATCGGGCTGATGGTTGGCGGTGTTGTCATAGCAACCGTGATTGTCATCACCTTGGTGATGCTTCGGAAGAAGCAGTACACCTCCATCCACCATGGAGTCATCGAG GTGGACGCCGCTGTTACCCCCGAGGAGCGCCACCTGTCGAAAATGCAGCAGAATGGCTACGAGAACCCAACCTACAAGTTCTTTGAACAGATGCAGAACTGA
- the atp5pf gene encoding ATP synthase-coupling factor 6, mitochondrial isoform X1 — MNMALHAFLQLSSMLRSAASLTLRRNIGLSAVVLNRAKELDPVQKLFLDKIRDYNTKIKASGGIVDAGPAYQKNMTEEVSKLERLYGGGDLTKFPDFKFQDPKFDGVAK, encoded by the exons atgaat ATGGCGCTCCATGCCTTCCTCCAGCTATCCTCCATGCTGCGTTCTGCGGCCAGTCTGACCCTGCGCAGAAACATTGGGCTCTCTGCTGTCGTCCTGAACCGGGCCAAAGAGCTAGACCCCGTGCAGAAATTGTTCCTGGACAAGATCCGTGACTACAACACCAAGATCAA GGCTTCTGGCGGCATTGTGGATGCAGGACCCGCATATCAGAAGAACATGACCGAAGAGGTTTCCAAACTGGAGAGGCTATATGGTGGGGGAGACCTCACCAAGTTTCCCGACTTCAAATTCCAAG ACCCCAAGTTTGATGGCGTGGCAAAGTGA
- the atp5pf gene encoding ATP synthase-coupling factor 6, mitochondrial isoform X2: MALHAFLQLSSMLRSAASLTLRRNIGLSAVVLNRAKELDPVQKLFLDKIRDYNTKIKASGGIVDAGPAYQKNMTEEVSKLERLYGGGDLTKFPDFKFQDPKFDGVAK, encoded by the exons ATGGCGCTCCATGCCTTCCTCCAGCTATCCTCCATGCTGCGTTCTGCGGCCAGTCTGACCCTGCGCAGAAACATTGGGCTCTCTGCTGTCGTCCTGAACCGGGCCAAAGAGCTAGACCCCGTGCAGAAATTGTTCCTGGACAAGATCCGTGACTACAACACCAAGATCAA GGCTTCTGGCGGCATTGTGGATGCAGGACCCGCATATCAGAAGAACATGACCGAAGAGGTTTCCAAACTGGAGAGGCTATATGGTGGGGGAGACCTCACCAAGTTTCCCGACTTCAAATTCCAAG ACCCCAAGTTTGATGGCGTGGCAAAGTGA